The following coding sequences are from one Solea solea chromosome 4, fSolSol10.1, whole genome shotgun sequence window:
- the picalma gene encoding phosphatidylinositol binding clathrin assembly protein a isoform X13 — MSGQSITDRITAAQHSVTGSAITKTVCKATTHEIMGPKKKHLDYLIQCTNEMNVNIPQLADTLFERTANTSWVVVFKSLTTTHHLMVYGNERFIQYLASRNTLFNLSNFLDKSGLQGYDMSTFIRRYSRYLNEKAVSYRQVAFDFTKVKRGSDGLMRTMNTEKLLKTIPIIQNQMDVLLDFNVNANELTNGVINAAFMLLFKDAIRLFAAYNEGIINLLEKYFDMKKVQCKDGLDIYKKFLTRMTRISEFLKVAEQVGIDRGDIPDLSQAPSSLLDALEQHLASLEGKKVKDSTAASRASTLSNAVSSLANTGISFTKVDEREKQAALEEEQARLKALKEQRVMELQKNPALATTDSSPVSTVGGTINSTPAIDLFSTPSSTNSASKAANDLLDLQPAFQQPLPLSTANSWGDPFTYAAEAVEESTPISNPFITPPPVVDAVQLSVASSDANGLSSRTPSHEVFAGFTASPTQQQPPQDSRGLNVDFDSVFGNNTNANNLDSTDVLGGILKPTVASSPNQCMTLNGQQANRLVSNDLDSSLANLVGNLGIGNGTAKNDLHWSQPGEKKLTGGNNWQPKTAPSTTWNPATMAPSVMAFPATTPTGMMTYGMPPHMGSMMMTQPTVMYTQPVMRPPNPFGPNPGAQSPTISSPSSLSPLRAPGKDPFAHLFLQNFL, encoded by the exons ATGTCTGGACAGAGCATTACAGACAGGATAACCGCCGCACAGCACAGTGTCACCGGCTCGGCGATAACCAAAACGGTGTGCAAGGCGACCACTCATGAAATAATGGGaccaaaaaagaaacacttggATT aCTTAATTCAGTGCACGAATGAGATGAATGTGAACATCCCTCAGTTGGCTGACACACTGTTTGAGAGGACCGCCAACACCAGCTGGGTGGTTGTCTTCAAGTCCCTCACCACCACACACCATCTGATGGTCTATGGCAATGAG aGGTTTATACAGTATCTGGCTTCAAGGAACACACTATTCAACCTCAGCAATTTTTTGGACAAAAGTGGCTTACAAG GCTACGACATGTCAACGTTCATAAGGAGGTATAGCCGCTACCTGAATGAGAAGGCGGTGTCCTACAGACAAGTCGCTTTTGACTTTACTAAAGTGAAAAGAGG GTCTGATGGATTGATGAGAACCATGAACACTGAAAAGCTCCTGAAGACCATCCCTATTATCCAAAATCAGATGGATGTGTTACTTGATTTCAAC GTCAATGCCAATGAACTGACAAATGGTGTTATCAATGCAGCCTTCATGCTTCTGTTCAAAGATGCCATCCGGCTGTTTGCAGCCTACAATGAAGGCATAATCAATCTCCTGG AGAAGTACTTTGACATGAAGAAAGTGCAGTGCAAGGATGGACTGGACATCTACAAGAAATTCCTTACACGAATGACAAGGATATCGGAGTTCCTCAAAGTCGCAGAG CAAGTGGGGATCGATCGAGGTGACATCCCAGATCTGTCTCAG GCCCCCAGCAGCCTGCTAGACGCCCTGGAACAACACTTGGCCTCTTTAGAGGGAAAGAAAGTCAAAGACTCGACAGCAGCCAGCAG GGCCAGCACCCTCTCCAATGCAGTATCTTCTCTGGCCAACACCGGCATATCTTTCACCAAAGTGGACgagagggaaaaacaagcaGCGCTGGAGGAAGAGCAGGCTCGTCTAAAAGCACTCAAG gaGCAGCGTGTTATGGAGCTCCAGAAGAATCCTGCTCTAGCGACTACAGACTCCTCCCCAGTCTCCACAGTGGGTGGAACCATTAACTCAACTCCTGCCATTGACCTCTTCTCCACACCGAGCTCTACCAACAG TGCATCCAAAGCAGCCAATGACCTTTTGGACCTGCAGCCAGCTTTCCAGCAGCCGCTGCCTCTCTCCACTGCCAACTCATGGGGAG ATCCTTTCACCTATGCTGCAGAAGCTGTGGAGGAATCCACTCCAATCTCAAACCCTTTCATCACACCACCACCTGTTGTCGATGCTGTCCAGCTGTCCGTGGCGTCCTCGGACGCTAACGGTCTGTCCTCTAGGACACCGAGCCACGAAGTGTTCG CAGGGTTCACGGCCTCCCCcacgcagcagcagccaccacaGGACTCTCGGGGCCTTAACGTCGATTTTGACTCCGTATTTGGCAACAACACTAATGCCAACAACCTGGATtccacag ATGTTTTAGGTGGCATCCTTAAACCTACAGTGGCATCCTCACCCAATCAGTGCATGACCCTGAACGGTCAGCAGGCCAACAGACTTGTGTCCAATGACCTGGACTCTTCACTGGCCAATCTGGTCGGCA ATCTGGGAATTGGCAACGGCACAGCAAAGAA TGATCTTCACTGGAGTCAGCCGGGTGAGAAGAAGCTGACGGGTGGAAACAACTGGCAGCCCAAGACGGCGCCTTCCACCACCTGGAACCCCGCAACTATG GCTCCATCTGTCATGGCCTTCCCTGCAACCACACCCACAGGCATGATGACATATGGAATG CCTCCCCACATGGGCTCCATGATGATGACTCAGCCCACTGTGATGTACACTCAGCCTGTGATGAGGCCACCCAACCCCTTCGGCCCCAATCCAGGCGCACAG TCACCCACTATTTCCAGTCCGTCCAGTCTCAGCCCTCTCAGAGCGCCAGGGAAGGATCCCTTTGCACATCTCTTTCTACAGAATTTTTTATAG
- the picalma gene encoding phosphatidylinositol binding clathrin assembly protein a isoform X5, which yields MSGQSITDRITAAQHSVTGSAITKTVCKATTHEIMGPKKKHLDYLIQCTNEMNVNIPQLADTLFERTANTSWVVVFKSLTTTHHLMVYGNERFIQYLASRNTLFNLSNFLDKSGLQGYDMSTFIRRYSRYLNEKAVSYRQVAFDFTKVKRGSDGLMRTMNTEKLLKTIPIIQNQMDVLLDFNVNANELTNGVINAAFMLLFKDAIRLFAAYNEGIINLLEKYFDMKKVQCKDGLDIYKKFLTRMTRISEFLKVAEQVGIDRGDIPDLSQAPSSLLDALEQHLASLEGKKVKDSTAASRASTLSNAVSSLANTGISFTKVDEREKQAALEEEQARLKALKEQRVMELQKNPALATTDSSPVSTVGGTINSTPAIDLFSTPSSTNSASKAANDLLDLQPAFQQPLPLSTANSWGDPFTYAAEAVEESTPISNPFITPPPVVDAVQLSVASSDANGLSSRTPSHEVFDHCTPFCDSSSFLASDHDTGAQIETFITDSFCGPSPYTTLFQSEPPAVAGLFRAGFTASPTQQQPPQDSRGLNVDFDSVFGNNTNANNLDSTDVLGGILKPTVASSPNQCMTLNGQQANRLVSNDLDSSLANLVGNLGIGNGTAKNDLHWSQPGEKKLTGGNNWQPKTAPSTTWNPATMAPSVMAFPATTPTGMMTYGMPPHMGSMMMTQPTVMYTQPVMRPPNPFGPNPGAQSPTISSPSSLSPLRAPGKDPFAHLFLQNFL from the exons ATGTCTGGACAGAGCATTACAGACAGGATAACCGCCGCACAGCACAGTGTCACCGGCTCGGCGATAACCAAAACGGTGTGCAAGGCGACCACTCATGAAATAATGGGaccaaaaaagaaacacttggATT aCTTAATTCAGTGCACGAATGAGATGAATGTGAACATCCCTCAGTTGGCTGACACACTGTTTGAGAGGACCGCCAACACCAGCTGGGTGGTTGTCTTCAAGTCCCTCACCACCACACACCATCTGATGGTCTATGGCAATGAG aGGTTTATACAGTATCTGGCTTCAAGGAACACACTATTCAACCTCAGCAATTTTTTGGACAAAAGTGGCTTACAAG GCTACGACATGTCAACGTTCATAAGGAGGTATAGCCGCTACCTGAATGAGAAGGCGGTGTCCTACAGACAAGTCGCTTTTGACTTTACTAAAGTGAAAAGAGG GTCTGATGGATTGATGAGAACCATGAACACTGAAAAGCTCCTGAAGACCATCCCTATTATCCAAAATCAGATGGATGTGTTACTTGATTTCAAC GTCAATGCCAATGAACTGACAAATGGTGTTATCAATGCAGCCTTCATGCTTCTGTTCAAAGATGCCATCCGGCTGTTTGCAGCCTACAATGAAGGCATAATCAATCTCCTGG AGAAGTACTTTGACATGAAGAAAGTGCAGTGCAAGGATGGACTGGACATCTACAAGAAATTCCTTACACGAATGACAAGGATATCGGAGTTCCTCAAAGTCGCAGAG CAAGTGGGGATCGATCGAGGTGACATCCCAGATCTGTCTCAG GCCCCCAGCAGCCTGCTAGACGCCCTGGAACAACACTTGGCCTCTTTAGAGGGAAAGAAAGTCAAAGACTCGACAGCAGCCAGCAG GGCCAGCACCCTCTCCAATGCAGTATCTTCTCTGGCCAACACCGGCATATCTTTCACCAAAGTGGACgagagggaaaaacaagcaGCGCTGGAGGAAGAGCAGGCTCGTCTAAAAGCACTCAAG gaGCAGCGTGTTATGGAGCTCCAGAAGAATCCTGCTCTAGCGACTACAGACTCCTCCCCAGTCTCCACAGTGGGTGGAACCATTAACTCAACTCCTGCCATTGACCTCTTCTCCACACCGAGCTCTACCAACAG TGCATCCAAAGCAGCCAATGACCTTTTGGACCTGCAGCCAGCTTTCCAGCAGCCGCTGCCTCTCTCCACTGCCAACTCATGGGGAG ATCCTTTCACCTATGCTGCAGAAGCTGTGGAGGAATCCACTCCAATCTCAAACCCTTTCATCACACCACCACCTGTTGTCGATGCTGTCCAGCTGTCCGTGGCGTCCTCGGACGCTAACGGTCTGTCCTCTAGGACACCGAGCCACGAAGTGTTCG ACCATTGCACTCCTTTTTGTGACTCCAGCTCTTTCCTGGCATCTGATCATGACACTGGTGCACAGATAGAGACATTTATCACAG ACTCCTTCTGTGGGCCAAGCCCTTACACCACCCTCTTCCAATCAGAGCCCCCTGCTGTAGCTGGTCTATTCAGAG CAGGGTTCACGGCCTCCCCcacgcagcagcagccaccacaGGACTCTCGGGGCCTTAACGTCGATTTTGACTCCGTATTTGGCAACAACACTAATGCCAACAACCTGGATtccacag ATGTTTTAGGTGGCATCCTTAAACCTACAGTGGCATCCTCACCCAATCAGTGCATGACCCTGAACGGTCAGCAGGCCAACAGACTTGTGTCCAATGACCTGGACTCTTCACTGGCCAATCTGGTCGGCA ATCTGGGAATTGGCAACGGCACAGCAAAGAA TGATCTTCACTGGAGTCAGCCGGGTGAGAAGAAGCTGACGGGTGGAAACAACTGGCAGCCCAAGACGGCGCCTTCCACCACCTGGAACCCCGCAACTATG GCTCCATCTGTCATGGCCTTCCCTGCAACCACACCCACAGGCATGATGACATATGGAATG CCTCCCCACATGGGCTCCATGATGATGACTCAGCCCACTGTGATGTACACTCAGCCTGTGATGAGGCCACCCAACCCCTTCGGCCCCAATCCAGGCGCACAG TCACCCACTATTTCCAGTCCGTCCAGTCTCAGCCCTCTCAGAGCGCCAGGGAAGGATCCCTTTGCACATCTCTTTCTACAGAATTTTTTATAG
- the picalma gene encoding phosphatidylinositol binding clathrin assembly protein a isoform X4 — MSGQSITDRITAAQHSVTGSAITKTVCKATTHEIMGPKKKHLDYLIQCTNEMNVNIPQLADTLFERTANTSWVVVFKSLTTTHHLMVYGNERFIQYLASRNTLFNLSNFLDKSGLQGYDMSTFIRRYSRYLNEKAVSYRQVAFDFTKVKRGSDGLMRTMNTEKLLKTIPIIQNQMDVLLDFNVNANELTNGVINAAFMLLFKDAIRLFAAYNEGIINLLEKYFDMKKVQCKDGLDIYKKFLTRMTRISEFLKVAEQVGIDRGDIPDLSQFTVCAPSSLLDALEQHLASLEGKKVKDSTAASRASTLSNAVSSLANTGISFTKVDEREKQAALEEEQARLKALKEQRVMELQKNPALATTDSSPVSTVGGTINSTPAIDLFSTPSSTNSASKAANDLLDLQPAFQQPLPLSTANSWGDPFTYAAEAVEESTPISNPFITPPPVVDAVQLSVASSDANGLSSRTPSHEVFDHCTPFCDSSSFLASDHDTGAQIETFITDSFCGPSPYTTLFQSEPPAVAGLFRGFTASPTQQQPPQDSRGLNVDFDSVFGNNTNANNLDSTGGILKPTVASSPNQCMTLNGQQANRLVSNDLDSSLANLVGNLGIGNGTAKNDLHWSQPGEKKLTGGNNWQPKTAPSTTWNPATMAPSVMAFPATTPTGMMTYGMPPHMGSMMMTQPTVMYTQPVMRPPNPFGPNPGAQSPTISSPSSLSPLRAPGKDPFAHLFLQNFL; from the exons ATGTCTGGACAGAGCATTACAGACAGGATAACCGCCGCACAGCACAGTGTCACCGGCTCGGCGATAACCAAAACGGTGTGCAAGGCGACCACTCATGAAATAATGGGaccaaaaaagaaacacttggATT aCTTAATTCAGTGCACGAATGAGATGAATGTGAACATCCCTCAGTTGGCTGACACACTGTTTGAGAGGACCGCCAACACCAGCTGGGTGGTTGTCTTCAAGTCCCTCACCACCACACACCATCTGATGGTCTATGGCAATGAG aGGTTTATACAGTATCTGGCTTCAAGGAACACACTATTCAACCTCAGCAATTTTTTGGACAAAAGTGGCTTACAAG GCTACGACATGTCAACGTTCATAAGGAGGTATAGCCGCTACCTGAATGAGAAGGCGGTGTCCTACAGACAAGTCGCTTTTGACTTTACTAAAGTGAAAAGAGG GTCTGATGGATTGATGAGAACCATGAACACTGAAAAGCTCCTGAAGACCATCCCTATTATCCAAAATCAGATGGATGTGTTACTTGATTTCAAC GTCAATGCCAATGAACTGACAAATGGTGTTATCAATGCAGCCTTCATGCTTCTGTTCAAAGATGCCATCCGGCTGTTTGCAGCCTACAATGAAGGCATAATCAATCTCCTGG AGAAGTACTTTGACATGAAGAAAGTGCAGTGCAAGGATGGACTGGACATCTACAAGAAATTCCTTACACGAATGACAAGGATATCGGAGTTCCTCAAAGTCGCAGAG CAAGTGGGGATCGATCGAGGTGACATCCCAGATCTGTCTCAG tttacagtgtgt GCCCCCAGCAGCCTGCTAGACGCCCTGGAACAACACTTGGCCTCTTTAGAGGGAAAGAAAGTCAAAGACTCGACAGCAGCCAGCAG GGCCAGCACCCTCTCCAATGCAGTATCTTCTCTGGCCAACACCGGCATATCTTTCACCAAAGTGGACgagagggaaaaacaagcaGCGCTGGAGGAAGAGCAGGCTCGTCTAAAAGCACTCAAG gaGCAGCGTGTTATGGAGCTCCAGAAGAATCCTGCTCTAGCGACTACAGACTCCTCCCCAGTCTCCACAGTGGGTGGAACCATTAACTCAACTCCTGCCATTGACCTCTTCTCCACACCGAGCTCTACCAACAG TGCATCCAAAGCAGCCAATGACCTTTTGGACCTGCAGCCAGCTTTCCAGCAGCCGCTGCCTCTCTCCACTGCCAACTCATGGGGAG ATCCTTTCACCTATGCTGCAGAAGCTGTGGAGGAATCCACTCCAATCTCAAACCCTTTCATCACACCACCACCTGTTGTCGATGCTGTCCAGCTGTCCGTGGCGTCCTCGGACGCTAACGGTCTGTCCTCTAGGACACCGAGCCACGAAGTGTTCG ACCATTGCACTCCTTTTTGTGACTCCAGCTCTTTCCTGGCATCTGATCATGACACTGGTGCACAGATAGAGACATTTATCACAG ACTCCTTCTGTGGGCCAAGCCCTTACACCACCCTCTTCCAATCAGAGCCCCCTGCTGTAGCTGGTCTATTCAGAG GGTTCACGGCCTCCCCcacgcagcagcagccaccacaGGACTCTCGGGGCCTTAACGTCGATTTTGACTCCGTATTTGGCAACAACACTAATGCCAACAACCTGGATtccacag GTGGCATCCTTAAACCTACAGTGGCATCCTCACCCAATCAGTGCATGACCCTGAACGGTCAGCAGGCCAACAGACTTGTGTCCAATGACCTGGACTCTTCACTGGCCAATCTGGTCGGCA ATCTGGGAATTGGCAACGGCACAGCAAAGAA TGATCTTCACTGGAGTCAGCCGGGTGAGAAGAAGCTGACGGGTGGAAACAACTGGCAGCCCAAGACGGCGCCTTCCACCACCTGGAACCCCGCAACTATG GCTCCATCTGTCATGGCCTTCCCTGCAACCACACCCACAGGCATGATGACATATGGAATG CCTCCCCACATGGGCTCCATGATGATGACTCAGCCCACTGTGATGTACACTCAGCCTGTGATGAGGCCACCCAACCCCTTCGGCCCCAATCCAGGCGCACAG TCACCCACTATTTCCAGTCCGTCCAGTCTCAGCCCTCTCAGAGCGCCAGGGAAGGATCCCTTTGCACATCTCTTTCTACAGAATTTTTTATAG
- the picalma gene encoding phosphatidylinositol binding clathrin assembly protein a isoform X22, with product MSGQSITDRITAAQHSVTGSAITKTVCKATTHEIMGPKKKHLDYLIQCTNEMNVNIPQLADTLFERTANTSWVVVFKSLTTTHHLMVYGNERFIQYLASRNTLFNLSNFLDKSGLQGYDMSTFIRRYSRYLNEKAVSYRQVAFDFTKVKRGSDGLMRTMNTEKLLKTIPIIQNQMDVLLDFNVNANELTNGVINAAFMLLFKDAIRLFAAYNEGIINLLEKYFDMKKVQCKDGLDIYKKFLTRMTRISEFLKVAEQVGIDRGDIPDLSQAPSSLLDALEQHLASLEGKKVKDSTAASRASTLSNAVSSLANTGISFTKVDEREKQAALEEEQARLKALKEQRVMELQKNPALATTDSSPVSTVGGTINSTPAIDLFSTPSSTNSASKAANDLLDLQPAFQQPLPLSTANSWGGFTASPTQQQPPQDSRGLNVDFDSVFGNNTNANNLDSTDVLGGILKPTVASSPNQCMTLNGQQANRLVSNDLDSSLANLVGNLGIGNGTAKNDLHWSQPGEKKLTGGNNWQPKTAPSTTWNPATMAPSVMAFPATTPTGMMTYGMPPHMGSMMMTQPTVMYTQPVMRPPNPFGPNPGAQSPTISSPSSLSPLRAPGKDPFAHLFLQNFL from the exons ATGTCTGGACAGAGCATTACAGACAGGATAACCGCCGCACAGCACAGTGTCACCGGCTCGGCGATAACCAAAACGGTGTGCAAGGCGACCACTCATGAAATAATGGGaccaaaaaagaaacacttggATT aCTTAATTCAGTGCACGAATGAGATGAATGTGAACATCCCTCAGTTGGCTGACACACTGTTTGAGAGGACCGCCAACACCAGCTGGGTGGTTGTCTTCAAGTCCCTCACCACCACACACCATCTGATGGTCTATGGCAATGAG aGGTTTATACAGTATCTGGCTTCAAGGAACACACTATTCAACCTCAGCAATTTTTTGGACAAAAGTGGCTTACAAG GCTACGACATGTCAACGTTCATAAGGAGGTATAGCCGCTACCTGAATGAGAAGGCGGTGTCCTACAGACAAGTCGCTTTTGACTTTACTAAAGTGAAAAGAGG GTCTGATGGATTGATGAGAACCATGAACACTGAAAAGCTCCTGAAGACCATCCCTATTATCCAAAATCAGATGGATGTGTTACTTGATTTCAAC GTCAATGCCAATGAACTGACAAATGGTGTTATCAATGCAGCCTTCATGCTTCTGTTCAAAGATGCCATCCGGCTGTTTGCAGCCTACAATGAAGGCATAATCAATCTCCTGG AGAAGTACTTTGACATGAAGAAAGTGCAGTGCAAGGATGGACTGGACATCTACAAGAAATTCCTTACACGAATGACAAGGATATCGGAGTTCCTCAAAGTCGCAGAG CAAGTGGGGATCGATCGAGGTGACATCCCAGATCTGTCTCAG GCCCCCAGCAGCCTGCTAGACGCCCTGGAACAACACTTGGCCTCTTTAGAGGGAAAGAAAGTCAAAGACTCGACAGCAGCCAGCAG GGCCAGCACCCTCTCCAATGCAGTATCTTCTCTGGCCAACACCGGCATATCTTTCACCAAAGTGGACgagagggaaaaacaagcaGCGCTGGAGGAAGAGCAGGCTCGTCTAAAAGCACTCAAG gaGCAGCGTGTTATGGAGCTCCAGAAGAATCCTGCTCTAGCGACTACAGACTCCTCCCCAGTCTCCACAGTGGGTGGAACCATTAACTCAACTCCTGCCATTGACCTCTTCTCCACACCGAGCTCTACCAACAG TGCATCCAAAGCAGCCAATGACCTTTTGGACCTGCAGCCAGCTTTCCAGCAGCCGCTGCCTCTCTCCACTGCCAACTCATGGGGAG GGTTCACGGCCTCCCCcacgcagcagcagccaccacaGGACTCTCGGGGCCTTAACGTCGATTTTGACTCCGTATTTGGCAACAACACTAATGCCAACAACCTGGATtccacag ATGTTTTAGGTGGCATCCTTAAACCTACAGTGGCATCCTCACCCAATCAGTGCATGACCCTGAACGGTCAGCAGGCCAACAGACTTGTGTCCAATGACCTGGACTCTTCACTGGCCAATCTGGTCGGCA ATCTGGGAATTGGCAACGGCACAGCAAAGAA TGATCTTCACTGGAGTCAGCCGGGTGAGAAGAAGCTGACGGGTGGAAACAACTGGCAGCCCAAGACGGCGCCTTCCACCACCTGGAACCCCGCAACTATG GCTCCATCTGTCATGGCCTTCCCTGCAACCACACCCACAGGCATGATGACATATGGAATG CCTCCCCACATGGGCTCCATGATGATGACTCAGCCCACTGTGATGTACACTCAGCCTGTGATGAGGCCACCCAACCCCTTCGGCCCCAATCCAGGCGCACAG TCACCCACTATTTCCAGTCCGTCCAGTCTCAGCCCTCTCAGAGCGCCAGGGAAGGATCCCTTTGCACATCTCTTTCTACAGAATTTTTTATAG
- the picalma gene encoding phosphatidylinositol binding clathrin assembly protein a isoform X14 — protein MSGQSITDRITAAQHSVTGSAITKTVCKATTHEIMGPKKKHLDYLIQCTNEMNVNIPQLADTLFERTANTSWVVVFKSLTTTHHLMVYGNERFIQYLASRNTLFNLSNFLDKSGLQGYDMSTFIRRYSRYLNEKAVSYRQVAFDFTKVKRGSDGLMRTMNTEKLLKTIPIIQNQMDVLLDFNVNANELTNGVINAAFMLLFKDAIRLFAAYNEGIINLLEKYFDMKKVQCKDGLDIYKKFLTRMTRISEFLKVAEQVGIDRGDIPDLSQFTVCAPSSLLDALEQHLASLEGKKVKDSTAASRASTLSNAVSSLANTGISFTKVDEREKQAALEEEQARLKALKEQRVMELQKNPALATTDSSPVSTVGGTINSTPAIDLFSTPSSTNSASKAANDLLDLQPAFQQPLPLSTANSWGDPFTYAAEAVEESTPISNPFITPPPVVDAVQLSVASSDANGLSSRTPSHEVFAGFTASPTQQQPPQDSRGLNVDFDSVFGNNTNANNLDSTVASSPNQCMTLNGQQANRLVSNDLDSSLANLVGNLGIGNGTAKNDLHWSQPGEKKLTGGNNWQPKTAPSTTWNPATMAPSVMAFPATTPTGMMTYGMPPHMGSMMMTQPTVMYTQPVMRPPNPFGPNPGAQSPTISSPSSLSPLRAPGKDPFAHLFLQNFL, from the exons ATGTCTGGACAGAGCATTACAGACAGGATAACCGCCGCACAGCACAGTGTCACCGGCTCGGCGATAACCAAAACGGTGTGCAAGGCGACCACTCATGAAATAATGGGaccaaaaaagaaacacttggATT aCTTAATTCAGTGCACGAATGAGATGAATGTGAACATCCCTCAGTTGGCTGACACACTGTTTGAGAGGACCGCCAACACCAGCTGGGTGGTTGTCTTCAAGTCCCTCACCACCACACACCATCTGATGGTCTATGGCAATGAG aGGTTTATACAGTATCTGGCTTCAAGGAACACACTATTCAACCTCAGCAATTTTTTGGACAAAAGTGGCTTACAAG GCTACGACATGTCAACGTTCATAAGGAGGTATAGCCGCTACCTGAATGAGAAGGCGGTGTCCTACAGACAAGTCGCTTTTGACTTTACTAAAGTGAAAAGAGG GTCTGATGGATTGATGAGAACCATGAACACTGAAAAGCTCCTGAAGACCATCCCTATTATCCAAAATCAGATGGATGTGTTACTTGATTTCAAC GTCAATGCCAATGAACTGACAAATGGTGTTATCAATGCAGCCTTCATGCTTCTGTTCAAAGATGCCATCCGGCTGTTTGCAGCCTACAATGAAGGCATAATCAATCTCCTGG AGAAGTACTTTGACATGAAGAAAGTGCAGTGCAAGGATGGACTGGACATCTACAAGAAATTCCTTACACGAATGACAAGGATATCGGAGTTCCTCAAAGTCGCAGAG CAAGTGGGGATCGATCGAGGTGACATCCCAGATCTGTCTCAG tttacagtgtgt GCCCCCAGCAGCCTGCTAGACGCCCTGGAACAACACTTGGCCTCTTTAGAGGGAAAGAAAGTCAAAGACTCGACAGCAGCCAGCAG GGCCAGCACCCTCTCCAATGCAGTATCTTCTCTGGCCAACACCGGCATATCTTTCACCAAAGTGGACgagagggaaaaacaagcaGCGCTGGAGGAAGAGCAGGCTCGTCTAAAAGCACTCAAG gaGCAGCGTGTTATGGAGCTCCAGAAGAATCCTGCTCTAGCGACTACAGACTCCTCCCCAGTCTCCACAGTGGGTGGAACCATTAACTCAACTCCTGCCATTGACCTCTTCTCCACACCGAGCTCTACCAACAG TGCATCCAAAGCAGCCAATGACCTTTTGGACCTGCAGCCAGCTTTCCAGCAGCCGCTGCCTCTCTCCACTGCCAACTCATGGGGAG ATCCTTTCACCTATGCTGCAGAAGCTGTGGAGGAATCCACTCCAATCTCAAACCCTTTCATCACACCACCACCTGTTGTCGATGCTGTCCAGCTGTCCGTGGCGTCCTCGGACGCTAACGGTCTGTCCTCTAGGACACCGAGCCACGAAGTGTTCG CAGGGTTCACGGCCTCCCCcacgcagcagcagccaccacaGGACTCTCGGGGCCTTAACGTCGATTTTGACTCCGTATTTGGCAACAACACTAATGCCAACAACCTGGATtccacag TGGCATCCTCACCCAATCAGTGCATGACCCTGAACGGTCAGCAGGCCAACAGACTTGTGTCCAATGACCTGGACTCTTCACTGGCCAATCTGGTCGGCA ATCTGGGAATTGGCAACGGCACAGCAAAGAA TGATCTTCACTGGAGTCAGCCGGGTGAGAAGAAGCTGACGGGTGGAAACAACTGGCAGCCCAAGACGGCGCCTTCCACCACCTGGAACCCCGCAACTATG GCTCCATCTGTCATGGCCTTCCCTGCAACCACACCCACAGGCATGATGACATATGGAATG CCTCCCCACATGGGCTCCATGATGATGACTCAGCCCACTGTGATGTACACTCAGCCTGTGATGAGGCCACCCAACCCCTTCGGCCCCAATCCAGGCGCACAG TCACCCACTATTTCCAGTCCGTCCAGTCTCAGCCCTCTCAGAGCGCCAGGGAAGGATCCCTTTGCACATCTCTTTCTACAGAATTTTTTATAG